In Candidatus Methylomirabilota bacterium, the following are encoded in one genomic region:
- the glp gene encoding gephyrin-like molybdotransferase Glp produces the protein MISVAEALAHILAQVVRPLGPEAVPLQQALGRVLARDVAAPFDVPPADNSAVDGYAVRAGDLRPGGRARLRVVGDLPAGSAFAGTVGPGEALRIMTGAPMPAGTDTVVPQEVAERDGDAVLPEAVEPGANVRARGEDVRTGAVVIAGGAVLRPQELGLLASLGLPETWVHDRPRVALLSTGDEVVEPGLPRKPGQIYDANRFSLHGLVEAAGGVSIDLGIVPDVRDILRARLLEAAEAAHVVLTSGGVSVGVYDLVKDVLAEIGGVEFWQVAMQPGRPLAVGKIGESHFFGLPGNPVASMLCFLLFVRPALWKLAGRRELEPRQFTAVAAESMRKRVGRREFKRGILTYTGRGWEVSTTGPQGSGILSSMVAASCLVILEESRGDVKPGESVLVEPL, from the coding sequence ATGATCTCCGTCGCCGAGGCTCTGGCCCACATCCTTGCCCAGGTCGTCCGCCCTCTCGGGCCCGAGGCGGTCCCACTCCAGCAGGCCCTCGGACGGGTGCTGGCCCGCGACGTCGCAGCCCCCTTCGACGTGCCGCCCGCGGACAACTCGGCAGTCGATGGCTACGCCGTCCGAGCGGGGGACCTCCGGCCCGGCGGACGCGCGCGACTCCGGGTGGTGGGTGACCTGCCCGCCGGCTCGGCGTTCGCCGGGACCGTGGGTCCGGGTGAGGCGCTCCGCATCATGACCGGCGCCCCGATGCCGGCCGGCACCGACACCGTGGTGCCGCAGGAGGTTGCCGAGCGGGATGGCGATGCCGTGCTCCCGGAGGCCGTCGAGCCGGGGGCCAACGTCCGCGCGCGCGGCGAGGACGTCCGGACGGGCGCCGTGGTCATCGCCGGTGGCGCGGTGCTCCGGCCCCAGGAGCTCGGCCTCCTCGCTTCGCTTGGTCTTCCGGAGACCTGGGTCCACGACCGGCCCCGCGTCGCCCTGCTCTCCACCGGCGACGAGGTGGTGGAGCCCGGGCTGCCCCGCAAGCCCGGCCAGATCTACGACGCCAACCGCTTCTCGCTACACGGACTCGTGGAGGCGGCCGGCGGCGTTTCCATCGACCTCGGCATCGTGCCGGACGTTCGGGACATCCTGCGCGCGCGCCTCCTCGAGGCGGCGGAGGCGGCCCACGTCGTCCTCACCTCGGGTGGCGTGTCGGTCGGAGTCTACGATCTCGTCAAGGACGTCCTGGCCGAGATCGGCGGCGTCGAGTTCTGGCAGGTGGCGATGCAGCCGGGCCGACCCCTGGCGGTGGGGAAGATCGGCGAGAGCCACTTCTTCGGGCTGCCGGGCAACCCCGTGGCATCCATGCTGTGCTTTCTCCTGTTCGTCCGCCCGGCCCTCTGGAAGCTCGCGGGACGCCGGGAGCTCGAGCCGCGCCAGTTCACGGCGGTGGCCGCCGAGTCGATGCGAAAGAGGGTGGGGCGGCGCGAGTTCAAACGCGGCATCCTGACCTACACCGGGAGGGGCTGGGAGGTCTCGACCACGGGGCCCCAGGGCTCGGGCATTCTCTCCTCGATGGTGGCGGCGAGCTGCCTCGTCATCCTCGAGGAGTCGCGCGGAGACGTCAAGCCAGGCGAGTCGGTGCTCGTCGAGCCCTTGTGA
- a CDS encoding RDD family protein, translating to MGAGGLLDVGETPPPSARERPPDAATTGPVGLRSRTEAAGPRPAGFWRRTFALAADVVVVWGLLVVGDFLAVPLARWPLLERAFEAAYILVVPAAYFILMHGTGGRTLGKMLAGVRVVAESGEAIGYPRALARQAAWVLSTILFLVGHLAVAVRRDKRALHDLVAGTRVIRGPREQTLAPSRTDDAAMMRAP from the coding sequence ATGGGCGCCGGCGGGCTTCTGGATGTCGGCGAGACGCCACCACCATCCGCCCGGGAGCGGCCGCCGGACGCGGCAACGACCGGGCCGGTCGGGCTGCGGTCCCGGACGGAGGCGGCCGGGCCACGACCGGCCGGCTTCTGGCGGCGCACGTTTGCGCTGGCCGCGGACGTCGTCGTCGTGTGGGGGCTGCTCGTGGTCGGCGACTTCCTGGCGGTGCCGCTCGCAAGGTGGCCGCTCCTCGAGCGGGCTTTCGAGGCCGCCTACATCCTGGTGGTACCCGCCGCGTACTTCATCCTCATGCACGGCACCGGCGGACGGACCCTGGGCAAGATGCTCGCCGGCGTCCGCGTCGTCGCCGAGAGCGGTGAGGCGATCGGCTACCCCCGCGCGCTCGCGCGTCAGGCGGCGTGGGTTCTCTCGACGATTCTCTTCCTCGTCGGCCACCTGGCCGTTGCGGTGCGCCGGGACAAGCGCGCCCTTCACGATCTGGTCGCGGGCACGCGCGTGATCCGGGGCCCCCGAGAGCAGACCCTTGCCCCGAGTCGAACCGACGATGCTGCTATGATGAGAGCACCATGA
- a CDS encoding XdhC family protein translates to MSVDILREAWQRVSIGERVALATLVATRGSTPQKVGARILVRGDGGSLGTLGGGAVEAEAVREAAAQLGWGEPVLREYALSTGTDEWGLACGGTMVVFIESLAEEALGWLRAVTEASGSGGEPLALVTVVEGPQAGRRLLVREGDPPEAPGEPGLERAAAELGRRVLGEERAELMSIESVRLYAEAFAPDPALVIVGAGHVGKALATLGKFLGLRVTVVDDRAEYASRGRFPEADEVLAGPVGETLGTIAVSARTAIVVAMRNHDLDFEATAAAVRTPARYVGLMGSRRKAILVAERLLADGVPPDRVRALRSPIGLDIGARTPQEIALSILGEWIMLRQGGRGTPLQLGEELFAKAAGRTTVATPSATGGGDR, encoded by the coding sequence ATGAGCGTAGACATCCTGCGGGAAGCATGGCAGCGGGTCTCGATCGGAGAACGGGTGGCGCTGGCCACGCTCGTGGCAACCCGGGGCTCGACGCCGCAGAAGGTCGGAGCGCGGATCCTCGTGCGGGGCGACGGAGGCTCGCTCGGCACGCTGGGGGGTGGCGCCGTCGAGGCGGAGGCGGTGCGCGAGGCGGCGGCGCAGCTGGGCTGGGGCGAACCCGTCTTGCGGGAATACGCGCTCTCCACGGGCACCGACGAGTGGGGACTCGCCTGCGGCGGGACGATGGTGGTCTTCATCGAGTCGCTCGCCGAGGAGGCTCTCGGGTGGCTTCGGGCGGTGACCGAGGCGAGCGGGAGCGGCGGTGAGCCGCTCGCGCTGGTGACGGTGGTCGAGGGGCCGCAGGCCGGCCGGCGCCTGCTGGTCCGGGAAGGGGACCCGCCGGAAGCGCCCGGCGAGCCGGGCCTCGAGCGAGCGGCGGCGGAGCTCGGGCGGCGTGTTCTGGGGGAAGAGCGCGCCGAGCTGATGTCGATCGAGAGCGTGCGTCTCTACGCGGAGGCCTTCGCCCCCGATCCGGCTCTCGTGATCGTGGGAGCCGGACACGTCGGCAAGGCCCTGGCGACCCTCGGAAAGTTTCTTGGCCTCCGGGTCACGGTCGTGGACGATCGCGCGGAGTACGCGAGCCGCGGGCGCTTCCCGGAGGCGGACGAGGTGCTCGCCGGGCCCGTCGGCGAGACACTCGGCACCATCGCGGTGAGCGCGCGGACGGCTATCGTCGTCGCCATGCGCAACCACGACCTCGATTTCGAAGCGACGGCGGCCGCGGTCCGGACCCCGGCCCGGTACGTGGGCCTCATGGGCTCCCGGCGCAAGGCGATCCTCGTCGCGGAGCGGCTGCTGGCCGACGGTGTTCCGCCTGATCGGGTGCGGGCGCTCCGGAGTCCCATCGGTCTCGACATCGGCGCCCGCACGCCCCAGGAGATCGCCCTGTCGATCCTGGGGGAGTGGATCATGCTCCGGCAGGGCGGGCGTGGCACGCCGCTTCAGCTCGGCGAGGAACTCTTCGCCAAGGCGGCGGGCCGGACGACGGTGGCCACGCCGAGCGCGACGGGCGGCGGCGATCGCTGA
- a CDS encoding DUF309 domain-containing protein has protein sequence MALPLGLRNRLAELILDAFDDVSARETLGALVRFCGSEEGRLRPEDATRLLTLGWFERAGPDRLRLRGAHQMYRPALCGRVAAATSMVAEGAGGEAGGSQAGLLGRAARLADAGLYFEVHELLEPAWMRAEGLARVALQGLIQVAVAFHHAQQGNHPGARSLLAEGLAKLTAARGALPLDTEAWEQSLGGVRDALEAGQPPPPASPWPRPRTTSPTESAWRCS, from the coding sequence GTGGCACTTCCCCTCGGACTCCGTAATCGCCTGGCCGAGCTGATCCTCGACGCTTTCGACGACGTCTCGGCCCGCGAGACGCTCGGGGCCCTGGTGCGGTTCTGCGGCAGCGAGGAGGGGCGGCTTCGGCCCGAGGACGCGACCCGGCTCCTGACGCTCGGCTGGTTCGAGAGAGCGGGCCCGGATCGCCTGCGGCTTCGGGGCGCTCACCAGATGTACCGGCCGGCGCTGTGCGGACGGGTGGCGGCCGCCACGTCGATGGTCGCCGAGGGCGCCGGCGGTGAGGCGGGCGGGAGCCAGGCGGGCCTGCTCGGCCGGGCTGCGCGGCTTGCCGACGCGGGGCTCTACTTCGAGGTGCACGAGCTGCTGGAGCCCGCCTGGATGCGCGCGGAGGGCCTCGCGCGAGTGGCGTTGCAGGGACTCATCCAGGTCGCGGTCGCCTTCCACCACGCCCAGCAGGGGAACCATCCTGGCGCACGCTCGCTGCTGGCGGAGGGTCTCGCCAAGCTCACCGCCGCCCGGGGCGCCCTCCCGCTGGACACGGAGGCCTGGGAGCAGTCCCTTGGCGGCGTCCGCGACGCGCTCGAGGCCGGTCAGCCTCCACCCCCCGCCTCACCCTGGCCGCGCCCGCGGACGACATCGCCGACGGAGTCGGCATGGCGCTGCTCCTGA
- a CDS encoding SDR family oxidoreductase, whose amino-acid sequence MELGLNGRVALVTGGSKGIGRACAAGLAAEGCRLALCARGAEGLERAAAELQAKGAEVLTVAADLTEADAARRVVAAAIGRFGRLDILVNNAGAIRGGDFLTTPAEQWADDWRLKVLGYVRMAQAVLPHMRARRWGRIINVIGAAARNPTPTYMAGGIANAGLINFTRALADLAARDQILVAAVSPGATATERWDSLVARQAQAQGRSPEDLRAEVERAQPLGRIGRPEDVADLVVFLASERASFLTGLSITVDGGASRGVYL is encoded by the coding sequence GTGGAGCTCGGACTGAACGGACGGGTGGCGCTGGTGACCGGGGGATCCAAGGGCATCGGCCGCGCCTGCGCGGCCGGCCTGGCGGCCGAGGGATGCCGGCTGGCGCTCTGCGCGCGGGGCGCCGAAGGGCTCGAGCGAGCGGCGGCCGAGCTTCAGGCCAAGGGAGCGGAGGTCCTGACGGTGGCGGCCGATCTGACCGAGGCCGACGCGGCGCGCCGCGTGGTGGCGGCTGCGATAGGCCGATTCGGGCGCCTGGACATCCTGGTCAACAACGCGGGCGCCATCCGAGGTGGCGACTTCCTGACGACGCCCGCCGAGCAGTGGGCCGATGACTGGCGACTGAAGGTCCTCGGCTACGTGCGGATGGCCCAGGCCGTCCTCCCCCACATGCGGGCGCGCCGCTGGGGGCGCATCATCAACGTGATCGGCGCCGCCGCCCGGAACCCGACTCCCACCTACATGGCGGGCGGCATCGCGAACGCCGGGCTGATCAACTTCACGCGGGCCCTGGCCGATCTGGCCGCCCGGGACCAGATCCTGGTGGCGGCGGTCAGCCCGGGCGCCACGGCCACCGAGCGGTGGGACAGCCTGGTCGCCCGGCAGGCGCAGGCCCAGGGACGATCCCCGGAAGACCTCCGGGCCGAGGTCGAGCGGGCCCAGCCGCTCGGGCGGATCGGGCGACCGGAGGACGTGGCGGATCTCGTGGTCTTCCTGGCCTCGGAGCGTGCGAGCTTCCTCACCGGTCTCAGCATCACCGTGGACGGCGGCGCCAGCCGAGGGGTCTACCTTTAA
- a CDS encoding RNA-binding protein, translating to MSAKLFVGNLSYQATEEDLRELFQQAGTVESVRIITDQFTGRPRGFGFVEMSTKEEAERAIEQLNGRLFRDRNLVVNEARPQPNRSPGGGGRGRREGGPGGGGGGWGRR from the coding sequence ATGTCGGCCAAGCTCTTCGTGGGGAACCTTTCGTACCAAGCGACGGAGGAAGACCTGCGTGAGCTGTTCCAGCAGGCCGGGACCGTCGAGTCCGTCCGGATCATCACGGACCAGTTCACGGGTCGGCCCCGCGGTTTCGGTTTCGTGGAGATGTCCACCAAGGAAGAGGCCGAGCGGGCGATCGAGCAGCTCAACGGTCGCCTCTTCCGCGACCGGAACCTGGTGGTCAACGAGGCCCGTCCGCAGCCGAACCGGTCACCGGGCGGCGGCGGGCGCGGGCGCCGGGAGGGCGGTCCCGGTGGCGGTGGAGGCGGCTGGGGCCGGCGCTAG
- a CDS encoding TIGR00730 family Rossman fold protein, giving the protein MAELQPTPIHLDTEDPWRVFKIMDEFVAGFEGLANIPPAVAFFGSSRATPDDPAYALAEKTARLLAAHGFTILTGGGPGIMEAANKGAMEVGGLSVGLNIDLPQEQAPNPYLVRLLNFRYFFVRKVMFVKYSIGFVIAPGGFGTLDELFEATTLVQTRRIRRFPVILLGAAYWQGLLDWLRAVVVRDRRVNDDELAILRLADTPEEVLAYLRADSPALPATDPSAASETKAGGSGNPRLG; this is encoded by the coding sequence GTGGCCGAGCTCCAGCCGACTCCGATTCATCTCGATACCGAGGATCCCTGGCGGGTCTTCAAGATCATGGACGAGTTCGTCGCCGGGTTCGAGGGGCTCGCGAACATCCCTCCAGCGGTCGCCTTTTTCGGCTCCTCGCGGGCCACACCGGACGACCCCGCCTATGCCCTCGCGGAGAAGACGGCCCGGCTGCTCGCCGCGCACGGGTTCACGATCCTGACCGGCGGCGGCCCCGGGATCATGGAGGCTGCCAACAAGGGCGCCATGGAGGTGGGCGGGCTCTCCGTCGGTCTCAACATCGACTTGCCCCAGGAGCAGGCGCCGAACCCCTACCTCGTCCGGCTCCTCAACTTTCGCTATTTCTTCGTGCGCAAGGTGATGTTCGTCAAGTATTCCATCGGCTTCGTCATCGCTCCCGGAGGCTTCGGTACTCTCGACGAGCTCTTCGAGGCCACCACCCTGGTTCAGACGCGGCGCATCCGGCGCTTCCCGGTGATCTTACTCGGCGCGGCCTACTGGCAGGGGCTGCTGGATTGGCTCCGCGCCGTCGTGGTGCGCGACCGCCGGGTCAACGACGACGAGCTCGCCATCCTGCGCCTCGCCGACACCCCCGAGGAAGTTCTCGCCTACCTGAGGGCTGACAGCCCCGCCCTTCCCGCCACGGACCCTTCGGCGGCCAGCGAAACGAAAGCCGGGGGCTCTGGAAACCCCCGGCTCGGCTGA
- a CDS encoding 5-formyltetrahydrofolate cyclo-ligase, protein MTRTLPTSKAEVREMIWRAMEVRGVARFPGAKGRIPNFVGAERAALCLQSLPAWRGARVIKINPDAPQLPVRRLALREGKLLYMAVPRLRTLECFLELDPARLARRALQAASIKGAERLGRPVRLDAVPPIDLIVCGSVAVNGKGARVGKGGGFSDLEYGLLAQAGKVDAQTLIVTTIHPLQMVPQALEMRAHDIPVDVVVTPDGPIRITPAYPRPRGIYAEALTPEKIAEVPVLQRVLGRA, encoded by the coding sequence ATGACTCGCACGTTACCGACCTCGAAGGCCGAGGTCCGCGAGATGATCTGGCGGGCGATGGAGGTCCGCGGGGTCGCGCGATTCCCGGGGGCGAAGGGCCGGATCCCGAACTTCGTCGGCGCCGAGCGGGCGGCGCTCTGCCTCCAGAGCCTGCCGGCGTGGCGCGGGGCCCGGGTCATCAAGATCAACCCGGATGCGCCGCAGCTCCCCGTGCGGCGCCTGGCTCTCCGGGAAGGCAAGCTCCTCTACATGGCGGTCCCGCGCCTCCGCACCCTCGAGTGCTTCCTGGAGCTGGACCCCGCCCGGCTGGCCCGCCGCGCGCTCCAGGCTGCCTCCATCAAGGGGGCGGAACGCCTCGGTCGGCCGGTGCGGCTCGACGCGGTGCCGCCGATCGACCTGATCGTGTGCGGGTCGGTGGCCGTGAACGGGAAGGGCGCCCGGGTCGGAAAAGGGGGCGGATTCTCCGACCTCGAATACGGCCTCCTCGCCCAGGCCGGCAAGGTCGACGCCCAGACGCTCATCGTGACCACCATCCATCCGCTGCAGATGGTTCCGCAGGCGCTCGAGATGCGCGCCCATGACATCCCGGTCGACGTGGTGGTGACGCCGGACGGGCCGATCCGGATCACCCCGGCCTACCCGCGCCCCCGGGGAATCTATGCCGAGGCGCTGACGCCCGAGAAGATCGCGGAGGTGCCCGTGCTCCAGCGGGTGCTGGGGCGGGCGTGA